The Verrucomicrobiota bacterium genome segment CGGGCACGACCTGCCGCTGCTCATCAGGACGCTCGAGTTTGCGAAGCACTGCGACGAACCCATCGTGCTCCACGTCCTCACTCAAAAGGGCAAGGGCTACGATGTCGCGATCAAGCACCCGGAGAAATTCCACGGCCTCGGGCCTTACGACATCACCACCGGCAACACCCCGCCCTCCAAACCCGGCACCGCGCCTGCGTATCAGGACGTCTTTGGCGCCGCGATGGTGCGGCTTTGCCAGAAGGACACCACGCTCGTCGGCATCACCGCGGCGATGCCCAGCGGCACCGGCCTCAAGGCGCTCGAAAAGGCCCTGCCGCAGCGCTACTACGACGTCGGCATCGCCGAGGAGCACGCCGTCATCTTCGCCGCCGGCATGGCCACGATGGGCTTCCATCCCGTCGTCGCGATTTATTCCACGTTCCTCCAGCGCGCCTACGACTGCATTCATCACGACGTCTGCCTGCAAGACCTGCCGGTGATCTTCTGCATGGACCGCGCGGGCCTCTCGGCCAACGACGGCCCGACGCATCACGGCCTCTTCGACATCGCGTATCTGCGCTGCCTGCCGAATGTCATCGCGATGGCGCCGAAGCACGAAGACGAGTTGGTAGACATGATGTTCACCTGCTCGCTGCAGAAGCACCCGACGTTCATCCGCTACCCGCGCGGCGCGGCCGAGGGCGTGCCCATCAAGGAATCGCCCGCCCTGCTCGAAATCGGCAAGGCCGAAGTCACGCGGCACTTTGCAAACACCGGCGGACGCAAGGTCGCGCTCTTCGGTCTCGGCAACCTGCACTCCATGGCGAAGCAGACAGCGGAAACACTCGCCGCGGAGGGCTTCGACTGCGCAGTGATCAACCCGCGCTTCACCAAGCCACTCGACGCGGGCGCGCACGAGTTCTTCGGCAACGCCGCGGACATCGTCGTCACGTTTGAAGACCACGCGCTGACCGGCGGCTACGGCAGCGCGGTGCTCGAACTTTTCGCCGAGAAGCACCTCACCACGCCCGTGGTGCGCATCGGCTGGCCCGACCAGTTCATCGAGCACGCCACCACCGTGGATTACCTCCGCAAGAAACACGGGCTCACCGTCGAGAACGCAGTCGCGCAAGTGAAGGCGACTTCACCCGCGACCGACGCCGTGAAGCTCGCCGCCGTGAGTTGAGTTTCCCGGCGCCCCAAACGCCCGACGCCTCCGACATTGGCGAACCGCCCATGAGCAGCACGCTCTTCGAACGAATCGCCGCGCGCGAAATCCCGGCCGACATCGTCTTCGAGGATGAGCATGTCGTCGCCTTTCGCGACATCGCGCCCAAAGCCCCGGTTCACATACTTGTCGTCCCTCGCAAGCCGATCGCGAGGGTTGGTGAGGCCGACGCAACGGATCAAGCACTGCTTGGCCACCTGCTCTTGAAGGCCGCGGAAGTCGCGCGGGCGGCGGGACTCGGCCCGACGGGATTCCGCCTCGTCATCAACAACGGCCGCGACGGCGGCGAAAGCGTGCCGCACCTGCACGTCCACATCCTCGGCGGGCGCATGCTGGGCTGGCCGCCGGGTTGACCGTGACGCCGGCTAGGATTTCCCCCCGTAAACTGCGCTCCGTCCGAGCTGCTGCTCGATGCGCAGGAGCTGGTTGTATTTCGCGTTGCGGTCCGAGCGCGAGAGCGAGCCGGTCTTGATCTGCCCGCAGTTCGTCGCCACGGCGAGGTCCGCAATCGTCGCGTCCTCCGTCTCGCCCGAGCGGTGGCTCATGACCGCCGTGTAGCCGTTCGTCTGCGCGAGTTCCACGGCGTTAAGCGTCTCGGTGAGGGAGCCGATCTGGTTGACCTTCACGAGAATCGAGTTGGCCGTGCCGCTCTCGATGCCTTTCCGGAGGAACTTCACGTTCGTGACGAACAGGTCGTCGCCGACAAGCTGCGTGGTCGCGCCGAGCTTGTCCGTGAGCAGCTTCCAGCCGCGCCAGTCGCCTTCGGCGCAGCCGTCCTCGATGCTGACGATGGGATACTTTGCGCAGAGCTTGACGTAGAACTCGACGAGCTGCTCCGGCTTGAGGCGTTCGCCGCTGCTCTTTTTGAACACGTAACGGTCGCTGGCCTTGTCGTAGAACTCGCTGCTGGCCACGTCGAGCGCCAGGAAGATTTGCCGGCCGGCCTTGTAACCCGCGTCCTTCGTCGCGGCGAGGATGGCCTCGATGGCCGCCTCGGCGCTGTCGAGCCTGGGCGCGAAGCCGCCCTCGTCGCCGACGGCCGTGCTGAGACCCTTCTTCTTGAGCACGCCCTTGAGCGCGTGGAAAATCTCCGTGATGGCCTGCAGGCCGCGCGAGAACGTGTCGAAGCCGCGCGGGACGATCATGAACTCCTGGAAGTCAATCGGCGCGTCCGAGTGCGCGCCGCCGTTGATGACGTTGGCCATCGGCACGGGAAGGAGCTTCGCGTTCGAGCCGCCGACGTATCGGAAGAGCGGCTGGCCGGTTGCGGCGGCCGCGGCCTTTGCGTTCGCGAGCGAGACGGCGAGGATGGCGTTCGCGCCGAGCCGGGACTTCGTCTCGGTGCCGTCGAGCTTGAGCATCGCGCCGTCCACGGCCGTCTGGTCGAGCGCGTCCATGCCGCGGAGGGCGGGGAGGATTTTCGAGCGCACGTTGGCGACGGCCTTCTGCACGCCCTTTCCGCAATAGCGGGCCTTGTCGCCGTCGCGCAGTTCGAGCGCCTCGTGTTCGCCGGTGCTCGCGCCCGAGGGCACGGCGGCGCGGCCGCAAGCGCCGCCCGCAAGGCGCACGTCGGCCTCAACGGTCGGGTTCCCGCGCGAGTCGAGGACTTCTCGGGCTTGGATATCGGTGATTTGAGTCATGTTCGGTTACGTGTGCCCGATGGCAAACGCATCATTAGGTGCGGACCCGGGTGAGTCAAGCGGAGGGGCGGAAAAGCCCGTGCGATTCGAAGCCTGCGGTCGTCATTGCGCGCACCAGCCGCCGTCGATGAGGAAGTCCGTGCCCGTCATGAAAGCCGCGCCCTCGGAGCAGATGAACTTCGCGAGCGCACCGACTTCCTCAACCTTGCCCCAGCGCCCAAGCGGAATCTTCGATGTAAACGTCTGCGCGAGCTCGGGATTGTTGAGGATCGTCATGTTCATCTCCGTGGCGAACGGCCCCGGGCTGATGGTGTTCACCGTGATGCCGTCGGGCGCAAGCTCGAGCGCGAGCGCGCGGGTAAAGCCCATGATACCGGCCTTGGCGGTGCTGTAGGGCGTGCGGTGCGCGATGGACACATGGCCCATCGTCGAGGCGAGGCCGATGATGCGCCCGTAGCCAAGCGGCTTCATCTGCGGCACGAACGCGCGGCACATGAGGAAGGTGGAGATGAGCGTCGTGTCCATCACGGCCCGGAACTCCGCGAGCGTGAAGTCCTGCACGGGCTTGCGGATGTTGATGCCCGCGTTATTGACGAGGATGTGGACCTTGCCGAATCGCGCGAGAACGTCCCGTTGCAACCGGCCCACCGCGGCCTCGTCGGTGACGTCAGCCGGGAAGGCCTCCGCATCCACGCCCGTGGCGCGCAATGCGGCGACCGTCGAGTCGAGCTCGGCCTGTGTGCGCGAGCTGAGCGCGACCTTGACACCCGCGCCGCCGAGAGCGAGGGCGATGGCCTTGCCGAGGCCGCGACCGCCACCGGTGATCATCGCCACTTTGCCGGGGAGGGTTTTGTCGCTCATGGTGGCGAGGTTGTCGCATCGGCCCGGCAGAATGGCAAGGCGAGGTTCGGGTGCAGGCGGTTGTCCGGGCCGCGAAATGCCTCCTTCCCTTTTCGGAGGTGCTCGCCTACAACCTTCCGCCACCAAATCAAATGAAACATTTGCCGCGCTCCCTGGCCTCAGCCTGCCTTCTGTCTTGCGCGGTCATGCGCCTCGAAGCGCAACTCCCGCCGCCCGCCACCGAGCCGATCATCGGCGCGCGCATGCCCGCGCTCAGTCCCGATGGCAAGCGCCTTGCATTCGTGTATCGCGGCGACATCTGGGCTGCATCCAGCGACGGCGGGCGCGCCGTGCCGATCACGTCGCACGTGGAGATGGATGCTTATCCGCAGTTTTCGCCGGACGGGCGCTGGGTTGCATTCGCCACGCGTCGCAACGGCGGCTG includes the following:
- the dxs gene encoding 1-deoxy-D-xylulose-5-phosphate synthase, with the protein product MSRYLDMVDQPAHLKKLKLDQLQQLAGEVREELITKLAKGGGHLGPNLGVVELTIAMHMVFDTPRDKFVWDVSHQSYVHKLFTGRKARFGTIRQTDGLNGFSLRTESEHDCYGAGHAGTALSAALGMCAARDQRKSSENVVCVFGDAALTNGISYEALNNIAHTTRKFIGILNDNEWSIAKNVGAIAGYLNQIITHPRYNRLRKEFEALLRRLPAGEITSKLGIKAEEAIKAVAAEVSLKHKPASPDADGRGGSGSSLIFEEMGLRYLGPIDGHDLPLLIRTLEFAKHCDEPIVLHVLTQKGKGYDVAIKHPEKFHGLGPYDITTGNTPPSKPGTAPAYQDVFGAAMVRLCQKDTTLVGITAAMPSGTGLKALEKALPQRYYDVGIAEEHAVIFAAGMATMGFHPVVAIYSTFLQRAYDCIHHDVCLQDLPVIFCMDRAGLSANDGPTHHGLFDIAYLRCLPNVIAMAPKHEDELVDMMFTCSLQKHPTFIRYPRGAAEGVPIKESPALLEIGKAEVTRHFANTGGRKVALFGLGNLHSMAKQTAETLAAEGFDCAVINPRFTKPLDAGAHEFFGNAADIVVTFEDHALTGGYGSAVLELFAEKHLTTPVVRIGWPDQFIEHATTVDYLRKKHGLTVENAVAQVKATSPATDAVKLAAVS
- a CDS encoding histidine triad nucleotide-binding protein; this translates as MSSTLFERIAAREIPADIVFEDEHVVAFRDIAPKAPVHILVVPRKPIARVGEADATDQALLGHLLLKAAEVARAAGLGPTGFRLVINNGRDGGESVPHLHVHILGGRMLGWPPG
- a CDS encoding phosphopyruvate hydratase, translated to MTQITDIQAREVLDSRGNPTVEADVRLAGGACGRAAVPSGASTGEHEALELRDGDKARYCGKGVQKAVANVRSKILPALRGMDALDQTAVDGAMLKLDGTETKSRLGANAILAVSLANAKAAAAATGQPLFRYVGGSNAKLLPVPMANVINGGAHSDAPIDFQEFMIVPRGFDTFSRGLQAITEIFHALKGVLKKKGLSTAVGDEGGFAPRLDSAEAAIEAILAATKDAGYKAGRQIFLALDVASSEFYDKASDRYVFKKSSGERLKPEQLVEFYVKLCAKYPIVSIEDGCAEGDWRGWKLLTDKLGATTQLVGDDLFVTNVKFLRKGIESGTANSILVKVNQIGSLTETLNAVELAQTNGYTAVMSHRSGETEDATIADLAVATNCGQIKTGSLSRSDRNAKYNQLLRIEQQLGRSAVYGGKS
- a CDS encoding SDR family oxidoreductase encodes the protein MSDKTLPGKVAMITGGGRGLGKAIALALGGAGVKVALSSRTQAELDSTVAALRATGVDAEAFPADVTDEAAVGRLQRDVLARFGKVHILVNNAGINIRKPVQDFTLAEFRAVMDTTLISTFLMCRAFVPQMKPLGYGRIIGLASTMGHVSIAHRTPYSTAKAGIMGFTRALALELAPDGITVNTISPGPFATEMNMTILNNPELAQTFTSKIPLGRWGKVEEVGALAKFICSEGAAFMTGTDFLIDGGWCAQ